The following coding sequences lie in one Stegostoma tigrinum isolate sSteTig4 chromosome 31, sSteTig4.hap1, whole genome shotgun sequence genomic window:
- the LOC125466104 gene encoding insulin-like growth factor-binding protein complex acid labile subunit: MHPVVISCLGMLMSVLKIDGFKACPQRCSCYDASHFVDCKGRSLSHIPRDIPHSTWMLDTGTNSLREIPSRAFHGLWGLRIILLPHNQIEHIHRGAFQSLSFLERLDLNQNHIQHLAADFSDGLQRLLELRLSNNWLEYIHYNSMKSFEHLEKLDLSGNRITSMATGVFRGLYKLRHLLLKNNRLHIIEVGYFFMLHSLEALHLENNNIASIEGEAFASLHSLILLCLNGNHLSHIKFKTFLNIQTQGTHLQLADNRWVCNCDLQREFGKISSIRHLHVDDYGNISCSEPGQLRGDLLMTVDSQLCIAETATVLMITGTVLVTVIAAIVMAERNRKKSSNKNWNDSEGPLDSQEK, from the coding sequence ATGCATCCGGTTGTGATCAGTTGCCTCGGGATGTTGATGAGCGTCCTCAAGATTGATGGGTTCAAGGCGTGTCCCCAACGCTGCTCCTGTTACGATGCCTCGCATTTCGTGGACTGTAAAGGGCGTTCTCTGAGCCACATTCCCAGGGATATTCCGCACAGCACCTGGATGTTAGACACCGGTACCAACAGCCTGAGGGAAATTCCCAGCCGTGCTTTCCACGGCCTCTGGGGCCTGAGGATCATCCTGCTGCCTCACAATCAAATCGAGCACATCCACCGGGGAGCTTTTCAATCTCTGTCCTTCCTGGAAAGGTTGGATCTGAATCAGAACCACATACAGCACTTGGCTGCGGACTTTTCGGACGGTTTACAGCGCTTGCTGGAACTGCGGTTGTCCAACAACTGGCTCGAGTACATCCACTACAACAGCATGAAGTCTTTCGAGCATTTGGAGAAATTAGACTTAAGTGGGAACAGAATCACTTCCATGGCAACAGGAGTTTTCAGGGGTTTGTATAAACTCCGCCACCTGTTGTTGAAAAACAACAGGCTGCATATCATTGAGGTTGGATACTTCTTTATGCTTCACAGCCTGGAAGCACTGCACTTGGAAAACAACAACATTGCAAGCATCGAAGGGGAGGCCTTCGCTTCCCTGCACAGCCTGATCCTCCTCTGTCTAAATGGAAACCACTTAAGCCACATCAAGTTCAAAACCTTCTTGAACATCCAGACCCAGGGCACTCACCTGCAACTTGCGGATAACCGCTGGGTTTGCAACTGTGACCTTCAGAGGGAGTTTGGGAAGATCTCCAGTATTCGCCATCTGCATGTGGACGATTACGGCAACATCAGCTGTTCAGAGCCCGGGCAGCTCCGAGGTGACCTGCTGATGACTGTAGACTCGCAGCTCTGTATCGCTGAGACTGCCACTGTGCTGATGATAACTGGGACAGTGCTGGTGACAGTCATCGCTGCCATTGTCATGGCCGAGAGAAACCGCAAGAAAAGCAGCAACAAGAACTGGAACGACAGTGAGGGGCCCTTGGATTCCCAGGAGAAGTGA